One uncultured Flavobacterium sp. DNA segment encodes these proteins:
- a CDS encoding phosphoglyceromutase produces MKKLTLLLFVFTSFLSHAQKTENIIIITTDGFRWQEIFKGMDPAIANDKKFNQGDSTYIYKKYSGSDFKESRKKIMPFLWSEIAAKGQIYGNRDLESNVDVSNPYWFSYPGYSEIMTGNVDVAVNSNSYKANPNVNVLEFLNQQSKLKGKVAAFGAWDAFDRILNEERSGFPVISAFDNVGGNKPTETQKLLNDMRNNSFKPFHEDECLDVFTHYEALNELKTKKPKVLYISYGETDEWAHAGHYRSYLDAANQVDKWIKEIWDFVQNDPQYKNKTTLLITVDHGRGDKTKTQWTDHGSDVPGASQIWFAAMGPEISPKGEVKTASQLYQKQIAQTIAKIMGYTFTTSHPVADEISEVVKK; encoded by the coding sequence ATGAAAAAACTAACTCTACTTCTATTCGTTTTCACAAGCTTTTTGTCGCATGCACAAAAAACAGAAAACATCATTATCATAACCACAGACGGTTTTAGATGGCAGGAAATTTTTAAAGGAATGGATCCTGCAATTGCCAATGATAAAAAATTCAATCAAGGCGATAGTACTTATATCTATAAAAAATATTCAGGTTCAGACTTCAAGGAATCCCGCAAAAAAATTATGCCTTTTTTATGGTCCGAAATTGCTGCAAAAGGTCAAATTTATGGCAATCGCGATTTAGAAAGTAACGTTGATGTTTCAAATCCGTATTGGTTTAGTTATCCCGGATATAGCGAAATCATGACCGGAAATGTTGATGTTGCTGTTAATTCTAATAGTTACAAAGCGAATCCGAATGTGAACGTTTTGGAGTTTTTGAATCAGCAATCAAAACTAAAAGGGAAAGTTGCCGCTTTTGGCGCCTGGGATGCTTTTGACAGAATTTTAAACGAAGAAAGAAGCGGTTTTCCTGTAATTTCTGCTTTTGATAATGTTGGAGGAAACAAACCAACAGAAACTCAAAAACTACTAAATGATATGCGAAATAATTCGTTTAAACCTTTCCATGAAGATGAATGTCTGGATGTTTTTACGCATTATGAAGCTTTAAATGAACTGAAAACTAAGAAACCAAAAGTACTTTATATCTCTTATGGAGAAACTGATGAATGGGCACATGCAGGACACTACAGATCTTATCTTGACGCTGCAAATCAAGTAGACAAATGGATTAAAGAAATTTGGGATTTTGTTCAAAATGATCCGCAATACAAAAATAAAACTACTTTATTAATTACGGTAGATCACGGTCGTGGCGACAAAACAAAAACACAATGGACAGATCACGGGTCTGACGTTCCGGGAGCATCACAAATTTGGTTCGCCGCAATGGGACCAGAAATCTCACCAAAAGGCGAAGTAAAAACTGCATCGCAATTGTATCAAAAACAAATTGCACAAACTATTGCCAAAATCATGGGATACACTTTTACAACATCACATCCTGTTGCAGATGAAATTTCAGAAGTAGTTAAGAAATAG
- a CDS encoding RNA methyltransferase — MKQITSIQNPFIKSLVLLQEKAKNRKQTGTFLIEGLREISLAIKGGYEIETVLFLPELVTESQINKLINTPVQLIEINKEVYQKLAYRDTTEGILAIAKTKSMLLSDLKLSDNPLIIVAEAPEKPGNIGALLRTADAANLDAVLIANPKSDLYNPNIVRSSVGCLFTNQIATGTTAEIIAFLKEKKIDFYCATLQNSTSYHTQDFTTPTALVVGTEATGLTQDWRDAATQNIIIPMQGEIDSMNVSVAAAILIFEAKRQRGFN, encoded by the coding sequence ATGAAACAAATTACTTCAATACAAAATCCCTTTATAAAATCGCTTGTTTTACTACAGGAAAAGGCAAAAAACCGCAAGCAAACGGGAACATTTTTGATTGAAGGCTTACGCGAAATTTCACTTGCTATAAAAGGTGGTTACGAAATAGAAACTGTTTTATTTTTACCCGAATTGGTTACTGAAAGTCAGATTAATAAATTGATCAATACGCCGGTTCAGTTAATCGAAATTAATAAAGAAGTTTACCAAAAACTAGCGTATCGCGACACTACTGAAGGTATTTTGGCTATAGCCAAAACCAAATCAATGCTTTTATCTGATTTAAAATTATCTGATAATCCGTTAATAATTGTTGCGGAAGCTCCAGAAAAACCAGGGAATATTGGCGCACTTTTGCGTACTGCCGATGCTGCAAATCTTGATGCCGTTTTGATTGCGAATCCTAAAAGTGATTTATACAACCCAAATATTGTTCGGTCAAGCGTTGGCTGTTTGTTTACGAACCAAATTGCAACAGGAACTACAGCCGAAATCATTGCTTTTTTGAAAGAAAAAAAGATCGATTTTTATTGTGCTACATTACAAAATTCAACATCTTATCATACGCAGGACTTTACTACTCCAACTGCTTTAGTTGTAGGCACAGAAGCCACGGGATTAACGCAGGATTGGCGTGATGCAGCTACACAAAATATTATTATCCCGATGCAAGGTGAAATCGACAGCATGAATGTCTCAGTTGCGGCGGCCATTTTAATTTTTGAAGCCAAACGCCAGCGAGGATTTAACTAA